The following DNA comes from Candidatus Thorarchaeota archaeon.
TCAACACAAGTGAGAACGGGGTCGCCTATAGCACAGTTACAAGAAGCAGATTGAGGAGTAGATATGAAAAATCCAGAAGTCGCAGACCTGTTGTATGAAATAGCTGATTATTTGGAAATCAAGGGAGTGGATTGGAAACCACGTGCTTATCGGAGGGCAGCAGGTGCGGTTGAAACTCTATCGGAAGATATTGAGCAAGTGGCTGAACGAGGGAAACTTAAGGATATTCCAAGAGTCGGCGAAAGTATTGCATCGAAGATAGTGGAATACCTTGAAACTGGGCATCTGGAGTATCTAGAGAACCTGCGACAAGAAATGCCAGGCAAGCTTCGCAAATTAATGGATATCGAAGGCATAGGTCCTAAGACAGCAGTGAAGCTTCACAGAAAGCTGGGAATACGCAACATAGATGACCTACAGAAAGCAGCTGAAGAAGGGAAAATCAGAGATCTTGAGGGTTTCGGCAAAAAGACAGAAGAGAACATCTTAGAAAACATTTCAATGTACAGAAGCCACAGAGAACGCTTCCTCTTGGGATATATGCTCCCAACTGCACAGAAAATCGTTGAAGAATTGGGCAAGCTAGATGTAGTGAAACGAATCGAGCTCGCAGGATCGATTAGAAGGAGAAAAGCCACTATTGGTGATGCTGATATTTTAGTCATATCCGAAGACTCTGACGAAGTAATGAATAGTTTCGTTCAAATGGGGGAGGTTGATAGAGTTTTATCAAAAGGTGAGAGGAAAAGCACCATCGTTCTTGGAAATGGGTTGCAAGTTGATCTTCTTGTAATCGACGAGAAGAACTTCGGTGCAGCATTGATGTATTTCACCGGATCCAAGGAACATAATGTGGAACTTCGGAAGAGGGCGATAGAACACAATTGGAAACTGAGCGAGTATGGTCTTGAAGAACGTGACACAGGTGAAGTAATAGCTCAGACTACTGAAGAGGACATCTACGATAAGCTTGATCTCCAGTACATCCCGCCCGAGCTCAGAACAAATAGAGGGGAAATCGAAGCAGCAGCTCAAAACAATCTGCCGAATCTGGTCGATTGGGAGGATATCAGAGGGGATTTGCATGTTCATAGCAATTGGAGTGAAGGTTCGCACTCCATAGAAGAAATGGTTCAGAAGGCGCGAGAAATAGGACACGAATATATCGCCATTTGTGATCATACACAAAGCCTGCCTATTGCACAAGGTCTGACAGATGAGGAGTTTCAAGAAAGGGAAAAAGAAATCACTGAGGTAAATGAACAATTTGACGATATAGAAGTCCTGTCAGGGGCAGAAGTGGACATTCTACCAGATGGGAGCTTGGATTTGAAGGATGACACACTGGCTGATCTTGATGTCACAGTTGCTGCGGTGCATTCTTCATTCAAACAGGACGAGGATACGATGACTGAAAGGGTGCTTTCTGCAATCAACCTTGAACATGTAGACATCCTAGGACATCCGACTGGACGCCTCATTCAAGAAAGAAATCCCTATGCGATTGACCTAACTAGGATTTTCGAGGAGGCTGAAAAATATGGTACTAAGATTGAGGTAAACTGT
Coding sequences within:
- the polX gene encoding DNA polymerase/3'-5' exonuclease PolX; translated protein: MKNPEVADLLYEIADYLEIKGVDWKPRAYRRAAGAVETLSEDIEQVAERGKLKDIPRVGESIASKIVEYLETGHLEYLENLRQEMPGKLRKLMDIEGIGPKTAVKLHRKLGIRNIDDLQKAAEEGKIRDLEGFGKKTEENILENISMYRSHRERFLLGYMLPTAQKIVEELGKLDVVKRIELAGSIRRRKATIGDADILVISEDSDEVMNSFVQMGEVDRVLSKGERKSTIVLGNGLQVDLLVIDEKNFGAALMYFTGSKEHNVELRKRAIEHNWKLSEYGLEERDTGEVIAQTTEEDIYDKLDLQYIPPELRTNRGEIEAAAQNNLPNLVDWEDIRGDLHVHSNWSEGSHSIEEMVQKAREIGHEYIAICDHTQSLPIAQGLTDEEFQEREKEITEVNEQFDDIEVLSGAEVDILPDGSLDLKDDTLADLDVTVAAVHSSFKQDEDTMTERVLSAINLEHVDILGHPTGRLIQERNPYAIDLTRIFEEAEKYGTKIEVNC